The genomic segment atatgtaccCTTTTCTATGTCTGAATTAGCCATATGTAAGAAAAAACCTTGCACAGTTCTCAGAGGATCCAGGAAAATGTCTAGACAATTGTTAAGAGGCTAACTTTGATGTATAATTTGACCAGACAAGATTTGCATATATTCGTGTCTACCTACTGCATGGTAGAAAAGCAGAGCATTATGGGAGTGGCTAAATACATGCTAATAGGTGGCAGCCTGCAACCAGGAACATATGCCTGTTGAGTAGGAGGCACAGCAGTGCCTGACCAGGACCCAACAAAGAGTTAAGacctaaaaaagagaaataaattaggaagaaagcaggatatatagagaaaaaattataatcattCAACTccctgaaagaataaaaaaaatgtgacaAAGGTTTTTGAGTTCTATAAAGTCAGGAAAAttaggaaaaagataaaaacctAGCCTTATTAAAAAGGTAGATAATTTAGACTTTGAAGAAATACACTAACACTGCCCCTGACTGCAAGAAGGAACAGGCATTGCTAGGGGTTTATTTTATAAGCCAGTCTAGTCTGCCTTGATATCTGCAGGAAGCCACGAAAAGTAGCCTTAGGCCTCCAGACTCCCATGAATCAGCTTTTAGGTTTGGGTTTTGCAGTTTTCAATCACAGAAATagggcagagaaaaaaataacgcAAACCTCCCAAAAGGCACAGCTTCTAGCTGCAGCCTTGTGCCCTCTACACTTCAGAGCCAGCTTCTTAGCCCTTGGCCCTTGTAGAGGAAGTGAGAAGGTAAAAGTCTCTGGGTTTCCGGGCCACTATGCCTTGAGTATAAATCAACACGCCTTCTGTAAGAAAATCGGCTGCTACTGAAGGGAATGCACTGTGCTTTCAAGGGAGCCATCATCAGAGCCCAGCAGATCCAAGAGTGGTAAGGCCTGATACTTCTGCCTCCACTCCCATTGGGCTATTAGCCATCAAGAGATGGAGGAGCCTCAGGTGACTCCTGAAGTGGCATGTAGGAGTACTAACTTCTTATTAGATACGGGAGCAGATGACTCTGTCCTGATTTAATACCGTGGCTCCTGTCTTCTCATGATGGACAAGCCCCAAAACACTGCTCTTCTTACTTTCTAAGTTGTTCTCCAGGGCCTCTGGGTTTCTCATGCAGTTTTTAGTACTGTCTGAATGCCTGACCTCTTACTGGGGAGAAATTTATTGACTCAGGTGAACTTCACAGATCATAAAGCAGATAAAATGTTACTTTTGTTCCTGACccctcagggggaaaaaaaagaagttaagggTGAGCTGTCATATTTACCACCTGAGGTTGGGCCACACAGGCTCTGGGAAACACACTAAAGACCCCCCCCATTCAAATCCAACTCCAGCCTCATGCTGCTCACCCTCGGAAGAGACAATATGCTTTACGGCAGGGAACATGAGAGGAAATCCAACCCCTTATTCCCAAATTATTGCCGTATGACTTATTAAGACCATGAGAATCTCCTTACAATGCTCCCATGTTACCAGATCGAAAGCCTACAGATTCGTTAGAAACCTTGGAGCATTAACAAATGCAGTTATTGTCACCGTACACCCCATTGTCCCCAGTTCTTACCCAAGTCTCAGGGGATGCGAGCTGGTTTACATTCTTAGATATGAAAGACACATTTTTCTGAATCTCAATGCATCCAGATTCACCATATGTTTGCCTTTGAATGGACTGATCCAGATACTCATTTAGTCTCCAAACTGACCTGGAGTTAGTTTGCAGTTAACTAACTCCAAAGGGTTAGTTAACTCTAAGAGTTCTGGGTTAACCCCAACTGTTTGAAAATGCTTTAGCTAAGGACTTAAGAAATTCACAATCGCAAACGGGCACAATTATTCAGTATGCAGACGACTTGCTCATTGCTAGCCTGACTAAAAAAGACTCAGATAATAATACTGTTAAATTGATAAATTTCCTGGGAAATGGCAGCTATAGGGTGTCACCATACAAGGCTCAGATTATGATTCAAAGACTCAAATATTTGGAATCTGTCTTAACCTCTGGAACTGATCAACATCccttgaaggaaaaaaagtttttttagtcATCCAAGAGTCCTAGTTCAACAAATGGCTGCGGGCCTTTTTAGGGGACAGTTGGGTACTGCAGATTGGTGCCCAGATTTGGACATGTAGCCATGCCTTTAtataaaacactgaaagaaaaatattagatcTCCTTCAATGTAATTAGAACTGCAAGCTAACCTTCAATACTTTCAAAGAGAAATTAGGCTTTCCTGCAGCCTTGGATGTCCAAAAGTTGGATgaaccattttttctttatgtggCCGAAAAGCAAGGCATAGGCCTTGGGTAATCTTGTCCCCAAACTGGGAAACATTCCAAGGCCAGTAGCCTACTTTTCTGAGCAGATCGACCACGTGGGCTCAGGGTGTCCTAGATTTCTTAGCACTGTTGCTGCTACAACTTTTCTAGTAGGCAAGGATAATAAACATTAGGAAAGCACCTGAAGGTTTGTTGACCCCACACCAAGGGAAGGTGGTCCCAGAAGCTGAAGGGCACCAGTGGATTACAGGAGAACATTTAATAAAGTATCAGGCCTTATCGCTAGACACTCCAGACATAACCCTTGAAGTCTGACAAACTATAAACTCAGTTCCGTATCTGCTAGAGCACACAGGTGCTCCCAGCCTTCCTGGCATACAggttgtattaatctgttctcatgttgctagtaaagacatatctgaagctgggtaattaataagagaggtttaattgactcacatttccacgtggctggggaggcctcacaatcatggcagaaggcaaatgaggagcaaaagTTACatctcttacatggcagcaggtagaGGAGCTTGCGTAGGAAAAATCCCCCTTATAAAGaggagtaatcccagcactttgggaggccaaggcagcaggtggatcacctgaagtcgggagttcaagaccagtctggccaatatggtgaaatcacgtctctactaaaaatacaaaaattagccaggcatgatggtgggtacctacaattccagctactcaagaggctgagacaggagaattgcttgagataGATGCCACAATGAGCCGAcaccttgccactgcactccagcctgggcaatagagcaagactatgccccaaaaaatatataaataaaaataaaataaaatcatcagatgtcatgaggcttattcactgCCACAAGAAGaccatgggaaagacccaccccaccccctgattcaattacctccaactGGGTTTCTCCCAAGacatatgggaattatgagagctacaatttaagatttgACTGTAGACACAGCCAACCCATGTCACAAGTTATGAAACAAATTTATTCTAGCAGGCGAGACTTGAGATGAGCTCCTTGACCATCCCAAGGAAGAGGGGTTAACAGATGCAAGTTGTTTTAGGCATCAGGAAAACAGGAGGGCTAGATATGCTCTTGTTAGTCAGCACAAGTTAATCAAGTTACAAGCCTTGCTGGCCTCTACCTCAGCTCAAAAAGCTGAGTTGATTGAACTTACCAGAGCACTGCGGTCGGGAAAGgatttaaaagttaacatttacaCTGATTCTAAGTATGATTTTTGTGGTGCTTCATGCTTATGCTGCAGTTTGGAATGGGTAGGGACTCCTGACCACAGAGGGCTTTTCCATAAAACATCACTCAGATTTTGAGCTTGTTAGAATGCCACTTGGCTGCCAAAGAAAAGTGACTGTAATTCATTTCAGAGGACACCAAAAGAGAGATTGACCATGTTAAATAAAATGCCCTTGCAGATGTGGCAGCCAGGGTCACTGCAGTGAAGCTGATGGGCATGCTGGTCAGCATACCTAGAGCTGGGCCAGAATACTCCGAAGAAGAACAAAAATGCACCAGGGATTGCAGTTTAGCCCAGAACCCCTCCAGCTGGCTGACTCATGGTAATACATTACTAATGCCAAATACTCATCATAGGAAAATAATTAAGCACTTACATGATTCTTTTCACCCTAGAAGAGATTCTTTGTTTCAGTTCATGTCTCATCAGATTATGGCAATAAATCTTTTCAAGACACTAAAACAGGTGACTCTGCCCTGAGCTCTGTGCCTGAAATAAACCAAACAGCCAGTAATTTTCTCCTCCTCTAGTTTAACCTGTCCAACATTGAGAAACCTCTCCAGGTGAGGACTGAAAACTCTAATTTACTCAGGCACCTTTCTGCAGGAAATTCAAATGTTTGCTAATGCTTACTGATACCTTCACTGGTTAGATCAAGGCGTTCCCCACGCTATCTGAAAAGTGTTTACCAGAAGATATAATTCCTTGGTTTGGATCATCTAAAAGCCTGCAAAGTGACAATGGCTCATCTGTCACAGCAGCCTTATCCCAACACCTATTCTCAGCTTTAGGAATCAAGTATCACCTTCATTCTGTGTGGAGACGGCAGTCCTCTCGAAAGGTGAAAGAACTCATCAAATTCTAAAGAAGACTAGCGAAGTCAGAGGCCTGACTAGCTCTAACACCCATAGCTTACTATGGGTTTGAGTTGCTCCAAAGGAAATCTTATAATTAGGTCCTGTTGAGCTGGCATACAGAAAGCCTTTCCTAACCACAGATCTCCTCAAATGAAAGGACTTGTCAATTACAAAAGTATGTTATCAATCTAGGACAAGTGCAAAGGCACTCTGTGAATATGGAAACAAAAGGCTTTCCCTCCCACATGGAAGGAAAATTCAGTTTCAGCTCAGTTAGGGATTTACTCTCACTAAAGACATGGGAGGAACTTCTCCAGTTAACAAGCTTTCCCCAACATGGAAAGGACCACAGAAAGGCTACCTGAGCTCTCCAATAGACGTTAAACTCCAAGGGATTCATAGATGGGCCCACCTGTGTAAAAGTAAAGCTGTTTCTTATTCTGGGAGCCCGATCCAAGGCTGGGGGAGGTGGTCACGGGGCTATTTAAGCATTGGTAGCTGAGTCACTTCTGTGATTGTTTCTCCTTCTTGCGTTTTTTCTGCTGCTCTAGTCCTGCCTTGGCTATGAGGGAGATTGTGCTCACCCAAACTGGACAGTGCGGGAACCAGATAGGTGCAAAGGTTGGCAATCGGGGTTCTGAGGGCCCATCTCAGGCCTGCAGGGTGGCTGGTGAAGATGTTGGTAGTGGAAGGGGTGGCACCTCTGCATTGTGGTCCCTGGACTCCCTGCCCAGGATGTGGTCGAGTTGGGTGGCTAGCAAAGCTGCCAGCAAGAACCCCAAGGGGACCCAGTGACCTGAGAGTGGGGATGGAAGTCGCAGAGGGGCTGGGGCAACTCCAGCTCCCTGAGCTCCATGACTCAGCCCTGGCCTGTCTGGCCTCTTgcatctctcacagttctgggaggTGATCTCTGATGAACATGGCATTGACCCTGCTGGCACCTACCACGGGGACAGTGACCTGCAGCTGGAACGCATCAATGTGTACTACAACGAGGCTAGTGGTGAGACCCCAGTCTTTCCCCAACCACCCTCCTGGAAATGGCAGCCCTCTCCTCACTGATGCCCTCCTGTTCCATTCAGGTGGCAGGTATGTGGCCCGTGCTGTGCTCGTGGATCTGGAGCCAGGCACCATGGACTCTGTGCGCTCAGGGCCCTTCGGGAAGATCTTCAGGCCAGACAACTTCATCTTTGGTGAGCTGTGGATGAGGACCGGGGTGCAACTTCTTAGCCAGGGCAGCTCAAAGTCAGTGAGTGCCCCAAGGTCATCTCTGTGGGAACTGTGGAACCGGGGTCCTTGAACACCCTCCCATCCTCTGAGTTACTCAATCTCCCTCTCCTAAACGGGCTTTGGGAGGAGCCCAGCTGTCCTCTCAAAGTGAGGAGTTGCTGATGTAACCTCCCTGCAGGGAGCTGAGCTGGGGTGGTGACCATGACCTTCCCTGGGAATGGTCAGGAGTCACCTGCAGCGAGTCTGTTAAGTAGTCTCAGGTTTGGCCCCTGATCTAGGGTCTCACAAGCAAGACTGCTGTCCTGTAACTTTAGGGGAGAGGGTTTCATTTGCTCCACCTGCAGGGTGAATGGTGCTTTTTGCATTGTGGTGGTGACCACTGATGACCATATACCTGGCCATCGAGTGACTGACTGAACTACCTTACAGGTCAGTGTGGGGCCGGGAACAACTGGGCCAAGGGATACTACACGGAAGGCGCGGAGCTGATGGAGTCGGTGATGGATGTTGTGAGAAAAGAAGCTGAGAGCTGTGATTGCCTGCAGGGTTTCCAGCTGACCCACTCCCTGGGTGGGGGGACTGGGTCTGGGATGGGTACCCTTCTCACGGGCAAAATTCGCGAGGAGTACCCAGACAGGATTATAAACACATTCAGTGTCCTGCCCTCGCCCAAGGTGTCAGACACCGTGGTGGAGCCGTATAATGCCACCCTCTCCGTTCACCAGCTGATAGAAAATGCAGACGAGACGTTCTGCATTGATAATGAAGCGCTCTATAACATCTGTTCCAGGACCTTAAAACTGACCACACCCACCTACGGTGACCTGAATCACCTGGTGTCTGCTACCATGAGTGGGGTCACCACGTGCCTGCGCTTCCCGGGCCAGCTGAATGCGGACCTGCGGAAGCTGGCAGTGAACATGGTTCCATTTCCCCGACTGCACTTCTTCATGCCCGGCTTTGCCCCGCTGACCAGTCGGGGCAGCCAGCAATACCGGGCCCTGACCGTGGCTGAGCTCACTCAGCAACTCTTCGATGCTAAGAATATGATGGCCGCCTGTGACCCCTGTCATGGCCGCTACCTAACTGTGGCTGCCATTTTCAGAGGTCGCATGTCCATGAGGGAGGTGGATGAGCAAATGTTCAACATTCAGAATAAGAACAGCAGCTACTTTGCTGAATGGCTCCCTCACAACGTGAAAACAGCCGTCTGTGACATCCCACCCCGGGGGCTAAAAATGTCGGCCACCTTCATTGGTAACAACACAGCGATCCAAGAGCTCTTCAACCGCGTCTCTGTACAGTTTACAGCTATGTTCAGGCGCAAGGCCTTCCTGCACTGGTACACGGGCGAGGGCATGGATGAGATGGAGTTCACCGAGGCCGAGAGCAACGTTAATGACCTGGTGTCAGAATACCAGCAATACCAAGACGCcacagctgaggaggaggagtttgaggagtgtgctgaggaggaggaggaggtagcctAGAAGCTTCCTTTTCTAGGTAAAGGGCGAAGCAGTGTGGATTCTTTAGTGTGTTCTGATCGCCATGGTCACTATGTACGTCTTTGAGTCTTTTATCTCCTCCTgctgcattttaaagcattttcatagtaAGTAGTCTGGCCTAATAAAGCACTTTCATAGCATCTGGGTTCACCTCCAGCTTCTTACTATAGGCCCTCTGGGTACTGCTTCCAGATGGGCATAGTGGTCCTGCAAGGCTGCAGCTGTCTTGGGCTTCTCACCTCCCAGGAGCAAGCAGTCCAGTGGCTCCTGGAGGGGGCGGCATGGGCTGTGGACATGGTAGCAGGCTTCATGCAAACTTGGGGCTGGCCTGGGCCTTGGGCAGCTACTTCATGTGAAACCCATTTCTGAAGGCAAGCCTTGGCTTATCCCATGTACTGAATTTCCGGGGGACCAGCTGGGCCTCTGTTTCTGAAACTTTATAAGTGGTCAGTGACCCCAGTGGATGATGTCCCCAATGTATCATCTCAGGGCAGGAATGTGGTCGGACAGTTGGCCCTGAAGCAGCAATGAAGTGTGGGCAAGTAGGGCCCCAGCCACCCCCTCACCATAACggtctgggtgtgtctgtgtggcctTATTCTCTTAATGAGGTGGGCATGGGGTATCTGGCAGGGGCTACTGGGCAGGAATTGAGCCCACCATATACTCACATGCAGTGAACCCCCTATGGAAGTGGAGCACATCCTGAAGGCCATAGATGCAGTTGCTGACCTGTATGCTTGGGGTAGTCTCTCTCCAAAGGCACAGGTGGGGTTTCTGAACAGGGCCTGGGAAGACAGGCAGGTGCTCACAAGTGCTGTTTTCCCCACTGGCAACCAGTGAGGAAAAAAATGCCTGCATGGAGGTCTGAGCTGCCCCAGTCTGGAGGGCTGATGGGCACTCTCCTGTCTGTCCCCCACTCCAAAACTTCAGGGCAATAATAATCCAAGATTGTCAGGATGAGACTGGTGAGGGTGGCACCTTTGGGGGTAGGTTCTTTAGCCTGGCAGGGTCTCCTCCCCAGGCTTCTCAGGAAGCCTGGACTTTCAAGGTCTGCTTCGAGGAAGCTGTCAAATGAGGTGTGTGTGAGCCGGGTGCTGGGCAGCATGCCAGGATACTGCTCTTCTACCTGGCTCTTGTAGAACTTGTCCATGGCCTGTGTGATGACCTCTTGGGTAATTCTCCTTCACCTGCCATATCAAACAGACAAGATGAAGGCAGTCTAGCCTGGGGTGGGTAGATGTACGGGTTTCACCCCAGGGCCCCTGGGCATACCCACCTGCCTCAGATGTGTCAGGGAAAACAGGTGAGGCTCCTCTTTTTATTGTCTGAATGTTGACAATGGGCTACTGGGGGCAAATGAGGCCAGGCAAAGAGGATAGTACCTCATCTTGAAAGAAGCTTCCAGGAGCAGGAAAAGGGACCTCTCTGACAGCTCTCTTCAGTGGCTTTCACCCTTTGAAGGGTGTCcttgcccagccctgcccaggcaCACACCCACCTGAGATGACCTTGTATGGACCCAGTTGGGAAGGTTCAGCGGCAGCCACCACCGGAACCTGCTCACACCTGGTGTCTCCACTGGAGCATGGGCTCAGATGTGCCTTCCTCCTGTAACAGTAGTGGGACAGCCGGAGTGGCAGAGGCGCAAGTCACTGCTGCAATTCCCACCTGAGTCTAAGTAGGGGTCGGGCTTGGTACCCACATATTTCCCAATTTCCTGGTTCCACCTGAGGGTGTTATGGTTAGGAGTGGTGCTCCTTCAGGCATTGTATCCATACGCTAGCTACTGGCTTGGGTTTCCGAAGTTTCTGGAGTCCCCCTTCCAGCCTGGAAAGCATGGTGAATAGTAGGGGAAGGACATTAAGACTGAAGCCAGCAGTACCTGTCTGGGTATGTTCTCTACCCCTGGCAGCCCCTGGCCCCTAGTTGTTTACTTCCTTGGGTGAGAGTCAGCTTAGGATCTCGATATTCTTGTAGGACTTCAGAACTGTACAGACAGGGGCCACGGAGGTAGCAGCATCTGGAACCAGCATCTAGCCAGCGTAGCAGGGTCCTAGGACTTGGCTTGGTCTCAGCAGGGAATTCAGGGAGGCTTGGATTTGCTTGAGCCCTAGATCAGCTTGGGCTTGGATATGGGAACGACCTGGAGCAGGGGCCCTTCTGCACGCTGGAGTCTTTGAGTAGTTGCACCCTGGTGCATCCATAGGTGTTCCCCACCTGGAGTGCAGCTGTGGATAGAAGCTGGCATAGttgtggagggaagaggaggaggtaggATGAGTCTCCAGGGCAGCCCCTGCAGCCAGGAAGACTCTGCAAGTGAGATGCAGATCCGGCCTGTGGGCCACTTAGCAGCTGCTTGGCCGGCTGCGGTTCACCTGACCTCTGCTCACCAGTAAATGGGGGTTGCAGCAGCACTTGCCTTCTGGGACTCCTGCAACTTGAAGGGACAGCATACATTATGTGCTGAGAACGCACCTGACTCAGGCAAGCTTCTCCGACAGCACCACATCAGATTAACATCCAACTGTACAGGACAGCATCAGATCTCCCTATACCTCATTGCAACTGTAATAAAAGGGAGTCTCTGTCTTAGGGGAGCAAGCACAGGCATATTTGTGACTGGGCACATGACCCAGGTGGGGGAAAGGTCCTTGGATATGTGCTGGTTTCACTAGGAATCTGTGGCATGGATTTGGCCTGGACTCCTATACCCCTGGAGGCCAGTAGCCATTGTTTGGCCTCATGGGAAGGTGGTTGTTGATGGTTCAGTTTTGCAGGGCTTGTGTGATCACCCAAGGAGTGCAAATTGcctttataaaaaacaaaaagccaaaattgacagaaGCTCACCAGTTGAAAAGGTGAGGAATGCTGGTAGTCATCCTCACCTGCCTTTTCCTCAGAAGTAAGTGGTGTTCAGAGGTGGATTTGGTTCCTTCCCAGCCTTTCCCTGTTGCATGTAGCTGTGTGCATGTACTTgggtgtgtacacacacatgtttCCTGGCggggttactttttttttggggggggataaCTGGAGATGCAGCCTGGCATTTGCTTACCCTGTCTTGAGTGTGGAGTCCTCTATAGAGTGGGCATCGGGTACTTACTAGCTGGCCTTAGCTGTAAGTTTCTGCTCTTCACAGACATGCTGGCCACTCAGTGACA from the Callithrix jacchus isolate 240 chromosome 14, calJac240_pri, whole genome shotgun sequence genome contains:
- the LOC100389230 gene encoding tubulin beta-8 chain, yielding MREIVLTQTGQCGNQIGAKFWEVISDEHGIDPAGTYHGDSDLQLERINVYYNEASGGRYVARAVLVDLEPGTMDSVRSGPFGKIFRPDNFIFGQCGAGNNWAKGYYTEGAELMESVMDVVRKEAESCDCLQGFQLTHSLGGGTGSGMGTLLTGKIREEYPDRIINTFSVLPSPKVSDTVVEPYNATLSVHQLIENADETFCIDNEALYNICSRTLKLTTPTYGDLNHLVSATMSGVTTCLRFPGQLNADLRKLAVNMVPFPRLHFFMPGFAPLTSRGSQQYRALTVAELTQQLFDAKNMMAACDPCHGRYLTVAAIFRGRMSMREVDEQMFNIQNKNSSYFAEWLPHNVKTAVCDIPPRGLKMSATFIGNNTAIQELFNRVSVQFTAMFRRKAFLHWYTGEGMDEMEFTEAESNVNDLVSEYQQYQDATAEEEEFEECAEEEEEVA